One genomic segment of Candidatus Latescibacterota bacterium includes these proteins:
- a CDS encoding PD40 domain-containing protein — MTRPRSLRPLARWSLLALVVLALTPLSADAYLFGKNKVHYDSFDWQVYHSAHFDLYYYPEEAVLASQTALLAEQAYARLAALLDHRPQGRIPLVLYSSHPSFQQTNVSPELISESTGGFTDITRSRVVLPYSGSVPDFRHVVAHELVHVFMLDMLFGGHGPEHVLRSVGQFMMPPLWFIEGMAEYLSTGWDASAQLYLEDAVASDYLAPLDGYVGGFLVYKEGQAAMAYLTRRFGEGILPELLKEMSGRGNLDRALQKSTGMNLERFSREFLRDTKERTWPRLAERGRPDQRAFRLLDHEQAGRAFFMHPRFSPDGSRMAYFADNEGEVNLYLASSLDGKVLRRLVTGHRSSRLESLHPFDTGVSFSPDGTRLAFSALSGGADALVIVSADDGKELARYRPSLDSMRGPAWSPDGRRIAVSGVAGGVTDLYLLDLDGGAWRQLTHDLADEQDPAWLDAETLIYARHDALFPGLFAADGEHPPVFLDPAEFGEHPEVFDVGDGYDLWRLAVDPDAAPTPLAATAGDDRSPLPLAGGGLLFTSTAAGLQDLWFQAAPDSAPRRVYAPAGGVMGPSLSHDDTRLAFSSLDGGGYDVFVIEDLPGLLAPEDERPGLAANPEQRLYTPFAAPPDSSELGFALPAAAPAPDSLTGRGEPYSTRFLVDAMGRQVTYDTLYGLYGSSVITFKDVLGDQEILLLLDVFGNISDSNLMAAYTRRTRRLNWSVGAYSFLSYYQTRVGSFGEYFPSDRLALEWRRGGFLSASYPFSLFMRLDYDLNLLYARREYYEGFDPWGRPIPISDPDRPAVEKRLLGQPSLSLVYDNALFDALGPVKGSRWALSAAYAHDLGSGEPVARWLAYADWRHYMLGPGGHSLALRLSGRFSEGVDPVVYTLGGPYDLRGYDYLDFAGTRTALGSVEWRFPFIRYIYLGGPLPLIWGGIGGSVFADFGGAWNGDNFRAFKSGDGLRLQDLRSDIGYGFRINLGGFLLLWDIAWPTDLKELGPRRTHFSIGAQF; from the coding sequence ATGACCCGCCCCCGGTCCCTGCGGCCCCTAGCGCGCTGGAGCCTGCTCGCGCTCGTCGTTCTCGCCCTGACGCCGCTGAGCGCGGACGCGTATCTGTTCGGCAAGAACAAGGTCCACTACGACTCCTTCGACTGGCAGGTCTACCACAGCGCGCACTTCGACCTGTACTACTACCCCGAGGAGGCCGTGCTGGCCAGCCAGACGGCGCTGCTGGCGGAGCAGGCCTACGCGCGGCTCGCGGCGCTGCTCGACCACCGGCCCCAGGGACGCATCCCGCTGGTGCTCTACAGCTCGCATCCGTCCTTCCAGCAGACCAACGTCAGCCCGGAGCTGATCAGCGAGTCCACCGGCGGCTTCACGGACATCACGCGCAGCCGCGTCGTGCTGCCCTACAGCGGCTCGGTGCCGGACTTCCGGCACGTGGTGGCGCACGAGCTGGTGCACGTCTTCATGCTCGACATGCTCTTCGGCGGCCATGGTCCCGAGCACGTGCTGCGCAGCGTGGGGCAGTTCATGATGCCCCCGCTCTGGTTCATCGAGGGCATGGCCGAGTACCTCTCCACGGGCTGGGACGCCAGCGCGCAGCTCTATCTCGAGGACGCGGTGGCCAGCGACTACCTCGCGCCCCTCGACGGCTACGTGGGCGGCTTCCTCGTCTACAAGGAAGGCCAGGCGGCCATGGCCTACCTGACCCGGCGCTTCGGCGAGGGGATCCTGCCCGAGCTGCTGAAGGAGATGAGCGGCCGGGGCAACCTGGACCGCGCGCTGCAGAAGAGCACGGGGATGAACCTCGAGCGCTTCAGCCGCGAGTTCCTGCGCGACACCAAGGAGCGCACCTGGCCGCGGCTGGCCGAGCGGGGACGTCCCGACCAGCGCGCCTTCCGGCTGCTGGACCACGAGCAGGCGGGTCGCGCCTTCTTCATGCACCCGCGCTTCAGCCCCGACGGCAGCCGCATGGCCTACTTCGCCGACAACGAGGGCGAGGTGAACCTCTACCTGGCCTCCAGTCTCGACGGCAAGGTGCTGCGCCGCCTGGTCACCGGGCATCGCTCGTCGCGGCTCGAGAGCCTGCACCCCTTCGACACCGGCGTCTCCTTCTCGCCCGACGGCACCCGCCTCGCGTTCTCCGCGCTCTCCGGCGGCGCGGACGCGCTGGTGATCGTGAGCGCGGACGACGGCAAGGAGCTCGCGCGCTACCGTCCGTCGCTGGACAGCATGCGCGGCCCGGCCTGGTCGCCCGACGGCAGGCGCATCGCGGTGAGCGGCGTGGCCGGGGGCGTCACCGATCTCTATCTGCTGGACCTGGACGGCGGCGCCTGGCGCCAGCTCACCCACGACCTGGCCGACGAGCAGGACCCCGCGTGGCTCGACGCCGAGACGCTGATCTACGCGCGGCACGACGCGCTCTTCCCCGGCCTCTTCGCCGCGGACGGCGAGCATCCGCCCGTCTTCCTGGATCCGGCGGAGTTCGGCGAGCACCCCGAGGTCTTCGACGTGGGCGACGGCTACGACCTCTGGCGCCTCGCCGTGGACCCCGACGCGGCGCCCACGCCCCTGGCCGCCACCGCGGGCGACGACCGCAGCCCGCTGCCGCTGGCCGGCGGCGGCCTGCTCTTCACCAGCACCGCGGCCGGTCTCCAGGACCTCTGGTTCCAGGCCGCGCCCGACTCCGCGCCGCGCCGGGTCTACGCGCCGGCCGGCGGCGTGATGGGCCCGTCCCTCAGCCACGACGACACGCGCCTCGCCTTCTCCTCGCTGGACGGCGGCGGCTACGACGTCTTCGTCATCGAGGATCTGCCAGGCCTGCTCGCGCCCGAGGACGAGCGGCCGGGCCTGGCCGCGAACCCCGAGCAGCGGCTCTACACGCCCTTCGCCGCGCCGCCGGACTCCAGCGAGCTGGGCTTCGCACTGCCGGCCGCCGCCCCGGCGCCGGATAGCCTCACCGGCCGCGGCGAGCCCTACAGCACGCGCTTCCTGGTGGACGCCATGGGCCGGCAGGTCACCTACGACACCCTCTACGGGCTCTACGGAAGCAGCGTCATCACCTTCAAGGACGTGCTCGGCGACCAGGAGATCCTGCTGCTGCTCGACGTCTTCGGCAACATCTCCGACTCGAACCTCATGGCGGCCTACACGCGGCGCACCCGTCGCCTGAACTGGAGCGTGGGGGCCTACTCGTTCCTGAGCTACTACCAGACGCGCGTGGGCAGCTTCGGCGAGTACTTCCCCAGCGACCGCCTCGCCCTGGAGTGGCGCCGCGGCGGCTTCCTGTCGGCGAGCTATCCCTTCAGCCTGTTCATGCGCCTGGACTACGACCTCAACCTGCTCTACGCCCGGCGCGAGTACTACGAGGGCTTCGATCCCTGGGGACGGCCGATCCCCATCAGCGACCCGGACCGCCCGGCGGTCGAGAAGCGGCTCCTGGGGCAGCCGAGCCTGTCGCTGGTCTACGACAACGCGCTCTTCGACGCGCTCGGTCCGGTCAAGGGCAGCCGCTGGGCGCTGAGCGCCGCCTACGCGCACGATCTCGGCAGCGGTGAACCCGTGGCGCGCTGGCTGGCCTACGCCGACTGGCGCCACTACATGCTCGGCCCGGGGGGCCACAGCCTCGCGCTGCGCCTCAGCGGACGTTTCAGCGAGGGCGTCGACCCGGTGGTCTACACGCTGGGCGGCCCCTACGATCTGCGCGGCTACGACTACCTGGACTTCGCCGGCACGCGCACCGCGCTGGGCAGCGTCGAGTGGCGCTTCCCGTTCATCCGCTACATCTACCTCGGCGGTCCGTTGCCCCTGATCTGGGGCGGCATCGGCGGGAGCGTCTTCGCGGACTTCGGCGGCGCGTGGAACGGCGACAACTTCCGCGCCTTCAAGTCGGGCGACGGCCTGCGCCTGCAGGATCTGCGCAGCGACATCGGCTACGGCTTCCGCATCAACCTCGGCGGCTTCCTGCTGCTCTGGGACATCGCGTGGCCCACCGATCTCAAGGAGCTCGGGCCGCGGCGGACGCACTTCTCGATCGGGGCTCAATTCTGA
- a CDS encoding UvrD-helicase domain-containing protein, which translates to MSSLTLNPPQQEAVAHGEGPCLVIAGAGSGKTRVLTERIRRLVAAGTPPWRILGFTFTNKAAGEMRRRLEASLGEGARSLWLGTFHATGVRILRREWEAMGIARDFSIYDADDQLSLLKRLMKEMALPEGSFTPQAARAAIERYKTQLLGPDEATELAEGYRDGQAARIYVAYQQGLARAQALDFTDLIALPVRLFAENAEARERWSRRFDYVLVDEFQDTNALQMRFIEHLAAASGNLFVVGDDDQSIYGWRGADLKHILDFERHFPGAAVIRLEQNYRSTQPILEVANAVIANNRQRKGKALWTEQAEGQPVRVLTVSDEDAEADLVARRIRSQSAMGTPLGEFAVLYRTHAQSRALEAAMSRQRLPYQIVGGTRFYDRKEIRDLLAYLKLVLNPADTVSLERIVNTPPRGIGKTTQARLIELARREGIAPGLLITAFPERLDTLPDAGGRRLREFGRLLLELSARPDSDAAPEVIERLLERVPYMDYLTDSDPLQGETRRENVEELVSAAQAFFEARLAATPAAVAPEAPDAPVAGAPTPGSLADFLAEVALVADIDGLGEGGETVTLMTLHNAKGLEFDTVFLTGVEEQLLPHALSTGSDDEGEVEEERRLFYVGVTRARARLWILHAMNRRRFGDTLPCMPSRFLDELPEQWVEREGEELLSGAGSSSYGGWGGQRRGGESRGGQRWQAGRAAAAPRRDAHRAPSFGGSGHDFGGHFSQDPGQAGAADDFADEFTQDDGEAALRVGMRVRHASLGPGTVHKLEGKGDELRVIVMFDEKGARKLLARVAGLRPL; encoded by the coding sequence GTGTCCTCCCTCACGCTCAACCCCCCGCAGCAGGAGGCCGTGGCCCACGGTGAGGGGCCCTGCCTCGTGATCGCCGGCGCGGGCAGCGGCAAGACGCGCGTCCTCACCGAGCGCATCCGCCGCCTCGTGGCCGCCGGCACGCCGCCCTGGCGCATCCTCGGCTTCACCTTCACCAACAAGGCGGCCGGCGAGATGCGCCGGCGCCTGGAGGCGAGCCTCGGCGAGGGGGCCCGCAGCCTCTGGCTCGGCACCTTCCACGCGACGGGCGTGCGCATCCTGCGCCGCGAGTGGGAGGCCATGGGCATCGCGCGGGACTTCAGCATCTACGATGCGGACGACCAGCTCTCCCTGCTCAAGCGTCTGATGAAGGAGATGGCCCTGCCGGAGGGCAGCTTCACGCCGCAGGCGGCGCGCGCGGCGATCGAGCGCTACAAGACCCAGCTGCTCGGCCCGGACGAGGCGACGGAACTGGCCGAGGGCTACCGCGACGGGCAGGCGGCGCGGATCTACGTCGCCTATCAGCAGGGGCTCGCGCGGGCGCAGGCGCTGGACTTCACCGACCTCATCGCGCTGCCGGTGCGCCTCTTCGCCGAGAACGCCGAGGCGCGGGAGCGCTGGTCGCGGCGCTTCGACTACGTGCTCGTCGACGAGTTCCAGGACACCAACGCCCTGCAGATGCGCTTCATCGAGCACCTGGCCGCCGCGAGCGGCAACCTCTTCGTGGTGGGCGACGACGACCAGTCCATCTACGGCTGGCGCGGCGCCGACCTCAAGCACATCCTCGACTTCGAGCGGCACTTCCCCGGCGCCGCGGTGATCCGCCTGGAGCAGAACTATCGCTCCACCCAGCCGATCCTCGAGGTGGCCAACGCGGTCATCGCCAACAACCGTCAGCGCAAGGGCAAGGCGCTCTGGACCGAGCAGGCCGAGGGCCAGCCGGTGCGCGTGCTGACCGTGAGCGACGAGGACGCCGAGGCGGACCTGGTCGCGCGCCGCATCCGCAGCCAGTCGGCGATGGGCACGCCGCTGGGGGAGTTCGCGGTGCTCTACCGCACGCACGCCCAGAGTCGGGCGCTCGAAGCGGCCATGAGCCGCCAGCGCCTGCCCTACCAGATCGTCGGCGGGACGCGCTTCTACGACCGCAAGGAGATCCGCGATCTGCTGGCCTATCTCAAGCTGGTGCTGAACCCGGCCGACACGGTGAGCCTGGAGCGCATCGTCAACACGCCGCCGCGGGGCATCGGCAAGACCACCCAGGCGCGGCTGATCGAGCTGGCGCGGCGCGAGGGCATCGCCCCGGGTCTGCTGATCACGGCCTTCCCCGAGCGTCTGGACACGCTGCCCGACGCCGGCGGCCGGCGCCTGCGCGAGTTCGGACGGCTCCTCCTCGAGCTGAGCGCGCGTCCCGACAGCGACGCCGCGCCCGAGGTGATCGAGCGCCTGCTCGAGCGCGTCCCCTACATGGACTACCTCACCGACAGCGATCCGCTGCAGGGGGAGACGCGACGCGAGAACGTGGAGGAGCTCGTGAGCGCGGCGCAGGCCTTCTTCGAGGCGCGGCTGGCGGCCACGCCGGCGGCGGTCGCGCCGGAGGCCCCCGACGCCCCCGTGGCCGGCGCGCCCACGCCGGGTTCGCTGGCGGACTTCCTCGCCGAGGTGGCCCTGGTGGCCGACATCGACGGCCTGGGGGAGGGGGGCGAGACCGTCACCCTGATGACGCTGCACAACGCCAAGGGCCTGGAGTTCGACACGGTCTTCCTCACCGGCGTCGAGGAGCAGCTGCTGCCCCACGCGCTGAGCACGGGCAGCGACGACGAGGGCGAGGTGGAGGAGGAGCGGCGGCTCTTCTACGTGGGCGTGACGCGCGCGCGCGCGCGGCTGTGGATCCTGCACGCCATGAACCGCCGGCGCTTCGGCGACACCCTGCCTTGCATGCCCAGCCGCTTCCTCGACGAGCTGCCCGAGCAGTGGGTGGAGCGCGAAGGCGAGGAGCTGCTGTCGGGCGCGGGCAGCTCGAGCTACGGGGGCTGGGGTGGCCAGCGCCGCGGCGGCGAGAGCCGCGGCGGCCAGCGCTGGCAGGCGGGGCGGGCCGCCGCCGCGCCGCGTCGCGACGCGCATCGCGCGCCGTCCTTCGGCGGCTCGGGCCACGACTTCGGCGGGCACTTCTCGCAGGACCCCGGGCAGGCCGGCGCAGCGGACGACTTCGCCGACGAGTTCACCCAGGACGACGGCGAGGCCGCCCTGCGCGTCGGGATGCGCGTGCGCCACGCCAGCCTGGGGCCCGGCACCGTGCACAAGCTCGAGGGCAAGGGCGACGAGCTGCGCGTGATCGTCATGTTCGACGAGAAGGGCGCCCGCAAGCTGCTGGCCCGGGTCGCGGGCCTGCGTCCCCTCTAG
- the gatC gene encoding Asp-tRNA(Asn)/Glu-tRNA(Gln) amidotransferase subunit GatC, with amino-acid sequence MKIDRALLLHLERLSRLELAEDERAAMMDDLSRVLDYAERLAALDAELPGATLDGALRDDAVRPSLDAATPLALAPAVEEGHFLVPPVLEIEGKP; translated from the coding sequence GTGAAGATCGACCGCGCGCTGCTGCTGCACCTGGAGCGCCTGTCGCGCCTCGAGCTGGCCGAGGACGAGCGCGCGGCCATGATGGACGACCTCTCCCGCGTCCTGGACTACGCCGAGCGCCTCGCGGCGCTGGACGCGGAGCTCCCGGGAGCGACGCTCGACGGCGCGCTCCGCGACGACGCGGTCCGTCCCTCGCTCGACGCCGCCACGCCGCTCGCCCTGGCGCCGGCCGTGGAGGAGGGCCACTTCCTCGTCCCGCCCGTGCTCGAGATCGAGGGCAAGCCGTGA
- the gatA gene encoding Asp-tRNA(Asn)/Glu-tRNA(Gln) amidotransferase subunit GatA: MRDARRALDAGAFSVDEFWLAQTERIARLDPQLHCYLHRPADTAAPLPTDAVLGGLPFALKDNMNLAGTPTTCASRLLEGYVSPYDATAAAQLVAAGGRYLGKTNMDEFAMGSSCEHSAAGPTRNPWDLERSPGGSSGGAAAAVAADLAPFALGSDTGGSIRQPAAFCGVVGVKPSYGRVSRHGLVAFASSLDQIGPLTKNVEDAARVLELIMGHDPADATTLRAPVPSLLPETERGVAGLRLGLPDGLDALPMDATVRAAWLDAAAALEREGARRVRVELPSLGQAVAIYALVANAEASSNLARFDGIRYGRRAAADDLETMLTRSRGRGFGAEVKRRILLGTFALASGYYEDYYLRAQRWRARLAEEFAAAFAACDAILLPTAPTPAFRLGEKLDDPLDMYLSDLFTLPASLAGLPAASVPTALAGGLPLGMQVVTRALDEPMLIRVAAALERCFPFAALRRDAVDRALGETS, from the coding sequence CTGCGGGACGCCCGCCGCGCCCTGGACGCCGGCGCCTTCAGCGTCGACGAGTTCTGGCTGGCCCAGACGGAGCGCATCGCGCGACTGGACCCGCAGCTCCACTGCTACCTGCACCGGCCGGCGGACACCGCGGCGCCCCTTCCAACCGACGCGGTGCTCGGGGGATTGCCCTTCGCCCTCAAAGACAACATGAACCTCGCGGGGACGCCGACCACCTGCGCGTCCCGCCTCCTCGAGGGCTACGTCTCGCCCTACGACGCCACGGCCGCGGCCCAGCTCGTCGCCGCCGGCGGCCGCTACCTGGGCAAGACCAACATGGACGAGTTCGCCATGGGCTCCTCCTGCGAGCACTCGGCGGCGGGACCGACCCGCAATCCCTGGGACCTGGAGCGCTCCCCCGGCGGCTCCAGCGGGGGAGCGGCGGCGGCGGTGGCCGCCGATCTCGCGCCCTTCGCCCTGGGCAGCGACACGGGCGGGAGCATCCGCCAGCCCGCGGCCTTCTGCGGCGTCGTGGGCGTCAAGCCGAGCTACGGCCGGGTGAGCCGCCATGGCCTGGTGGCCTTCGCCAGCAGCCTCGACCAGATCGGCCCCCTGACGAAAAACGTGGAGGACGCCGCCCGGGTCCTCGAGCTGATCATGGGCCACGACCCCGCGGACGCCACGACCCTGCGCGCGCCCGTGCCGTCGCTCCTGCCCGAGACGGAGCGCGGCGTGGCGGGCCTGCGCCTCGGCCTGCCGGACGGCCTGGACGCGCTGCCCATGGACGCGACCGTCCGCGCGGCCTGGCTGGACGCCGCCGCCGCGCTGGAGCGGGAGGGCGCGCGGCGCGTGCGCGTCGAACTGCCCAGTCTCGGGCAGGCCGTGGCCATCTACGCGCTGGTGGCGAACGCCGAGGCGAGCAGCAACCTCGCCCGCTTCGACGGCATCCGCTACGGCCGCCGCGCCGCCGCGGACGACCTGGAGACCATGCTCACCCGAAGTCGCGGCCGAGGCTTCGGCGCCGAGGTGAAGCGGCGCATCCTGCTGGGCACCTTCGCGCTGGCGAGCGGCTACTACGAGGACTACTACCTGCGCGCCCAGCGCTGGCGCGCGCGCCTGGCCGAGGAATTCGCGGCGGCCTTCGCCGCCTGCGACGCCATCCTGCTGCCCACCGCGCCCACGCCGGCCTTCCGCCTGGGCGAGAAGCTCGACGACCCGCTGGACATGTACCTCTCCGATCTCTTCACGCTGCCCGCCAGCCTGGCGGGACTGCCCGCGGCGAGCGTCCCCACCGCCCTGGCGGGGGGGCTGCCGCTGGGGATGCAGGTCGTCACCCGCGCGCTGGACGAGCCCATGCTCATCCGCGTGGCCGCCGCGCTCGAGCGCTGCTTCCCCTTCGCGGCCCTGCGCCGCGACGCGGTGGACCGGGCGCTGGGGGAGACGTCGTGA